DNA from Triticum aestivum cultivar Chinese Spring chromosome 7D, IWGSC CS RefSeq v2.1, whole genome shotgun sequence:
AAAATCAAGCTTGCTCAAATCCctgtttgatttgaaaatttaacTCAAGCCTTGCATAATCACGAGTTTAACTCTCAGATATGCAAGTAGAAGAAAACTTAGACAAACCTTGCAGCGGGCATCCTATTTGAGAAAGTCCTGCCGTGGCGAACCTGAGACTCACACAGACTGATGAGCTCATTTAGTTCAAGAGGTAAATCACCATAAAGTCTGTTTCTTTTAATTCAAATAGTATGGTCAGTCAAGTTTTGAAGTTaaacagaaatgaaaaaaaaacatataTCAAAGTTCGCACGCACATAAATTCCAGGGATAACATGTTTATTAGCTCTGATGGAATTGATCCATTGAAGTTATTGTACCCCAGATCCAACACCTTCAGCTCTCGTAAATCTCCCATCTCTCTAGGGATAATACCATAGAACAAGTTCCTGTGCAGTACACTGTATGGATGTAAGGAAAATAGTAGAAAAGTTTGAAGGGCGAACATCATTTCACAAGTACATAAGATACAAAAATTAATATTAAGATGCTTTCTTGGTGAGTGCCTGAATGGGCATACATAATTCAACAGATAGATTTACTATGGTACTAACAATAGGAAAACTACATAAAGCACTGGTTTGCCGTCAAATAATCATGTACTTGAATTTGATCCATGCAAAATTGTATTCTCAAAAGTCCCCTAGATCCAAGAAGAAACACCTGTCTTGTATCCAACTACACTCCAAGAAAGAACATACACCAAGTTAACTGATGTGCCTTAATTGACAGCTCAAAAGCTGAGGTCATAAGCCTCATCAGGAAAACATACACACTACGAAGTTTCAGCTTTACTACTGTGCTCAGCATGATAGCCTATATCAAAGTGCAAAATGACTCTTATTCAGTTGGTAGTTTCAGAAATACCAAATACTATCTTATGGTTGAAAGCGTGAAACATGTTATGTCAAAACCAAAGTGTTCAGAAAAAAACGTCACCAGAGGAACTATAGAATATGCTTACAGAAAACGCATATTAGTAAGCTGCCCAATGTCAGGAGATAACATTCCCTTCAGACCAAGATTTGACAAGTTCCTACAAAACAAAGGCACACACAAATTAGGCAAAAACATCAAAATACATATTATCAATCAGAGCATAGGGAAATGTTGCAAACATAACACATGATAGAAAACAATGTAAACAGAGCAAACATAGCTGCATAAGATGGGCATCCTATACTGAACAGTTCATGCATGTCAGGGGAACTGGATGTTTAACAAGATATCCCCAACACTGATGCTCCACATAAAACAAAATTAAGATTTGCATCAATCAAGGGTTCTTAACAACTCAGAATCAGCACCAAAGGAATTGGCAGTACCAAACGAGCCAAGTCTCTTTTTGAAATCCGAAGCctcccctcttcctccctccctctctccctccaccgtcttctccttcaatCACCGCATCCCCGGCGACCCCAAGAATCCGAGGCATGATCCCCCCGAATCGCACCCCCATCTTCCTCGGCCCAAATCCCAATGAATCTCGCACCGAGTCAAGGGACACAAGAATCACGAATCCCCAAGTATATTCATCAACAATACGGGAAGAAACCCCCAACCCCGGTAGTCCGGCCATGGACACGGACCAGCTGCTCCCCACCACCGCGCGGCTGCCCCTCCACCCGTTGCCGGAACACACGCCGGTCTCCAACTTCGACGCGCCACCCTGATCGCGTTGCCCGTCCCCGGCATCCTCCTACAAGGACAACCTCATCTTCAGGCCTCACCCCCATCGCCGCCACCCTCGCCTCCTCCCCCGCTGCCACCGCACCACTACCGCCGTGACTTCGATCCAAATCAGAGGCACATGAGCAGGAGGAATCCGGCCGGCGGCGGCAGATGGCCGGAGAAGTAGATCGGCCGCCGCGTagatcggcggcggtggcgcccTACCCATACGCATCGAACGAGCCCATGCTCGTGTGTGCTGCCTGCTAGTGTTTCCTTTTTTTCTCAGATTAGACATTTTAAAAAGGACTGCGGGTTGAGCCAGCGCCAGCATACAACCGCTCACCTGGATTTTCTCTCGACAATCAACAATCAACAATGAATTCAGCAACCAACATGAATCAAGTCCCTGATGGCGAGTTCAGCAGCACATATAACAACTAACAAGAATTACTCAACAATCAAGAACCATCAAACAAATTCAGCAGCACATACAGATGCCTGACCCACGTCCCTCCTGCTTGCAACTCCATTGCGAGTGGTGAAtcatgaaaaaaagagaaaattttGCATCACGGAGCAGAGTGGAAGGGAAGGAAGGATGGGGGGTTTGAGGAGTTACCATCCCCTGTCGCGGGAGAGGAAGCTGCGTTCTTGTAGGTGCTGAATATGGCGCCGAGGAAGACGGGCACGagcagaggtgtggaggaagacgAGCAGGAGCGTCCGCTAGGGTTCGGAGCCGCCGTCGTCACTGACAACTGCGAGGAGCTCGTGGTGGAGGTGGAGCCAGTGACCCGGCTGCGGCGGGAACGCCATGGCCGCCCTGCCTCCTCCCTTCTCAAGGCTGCGTCTGCGCGCTCGCACCGCCGTGGCCATGGATCCGCGGATCCCGCCGCCGTGGTCGCTGCGAGGAGGTCGAGCTGGAACCCCACGGGCTTGGTCTGGATCCAACCGTGTCGGGAGCACCATGGCCTCCCTTCTCGATAtgggggaagggaagggaagggaagggagaggaggggaggtcgCCGGTGCGAAGAGGGCGGAGGCCGGCGGTGGGGTCGCGGAGTCGCCGATGCAGCCGGGGTCGAGGGGGATTTTGAGCACGCTCACCTAAAGACAGAGGAGACCGGAAGTTGCGTCCATCCGGATCCGGTGAACGAGCGATTCGTTTTTTTTACCGTACAATAATAAGAACCACGTCGGACGGACGGACAAACATGCTTTTTTTTGGCGGGGTAAAGGGAGATTTCATTACTCAAGGAAGCATATCCGCCTTTCAAAGGTTTACAACAAAGTCCAGCCCCGAGCACAGCCAAACTGCAGTGCGGGGTGTAGCACGTCCATACGCGGCAAGCGCATGACTAACCTTATTCTGCGAGCGACTAATAAAAGTAAAAGAAATCTCCCTACGAGCATCTTGTGCTAGTCTTCGAATCTCCTCAATGAGCACACGGTATTGCGATCTATCTCCAGTACGTGCTAGCAGCATAGACACCGCTTCTGCACAGTCGAGCTCAACCATAATGGGCAGGTTTGTACGGTAAAGCGCAAGCTCCAGGCCCTCTCTGCACGCAGCCAGCTCTGCCTCAAGGCCATTATCGCATGTAAGGAGCTGTCTACAAGCAGTATAGATGATGTTGCCTCTATCATCACGAAGAATCATACCACCCCCTGCCTCTCCGGTTGGAGGAACATGGCTGCCATCTGTATTGAGCTTAGCCCACCCCGGTGGAGGAGGGGTCCAGTGCAACTCCGGCTTGGGCATTTCCTTTGTGTGTATAACCGGGAGGCTATCATGCACCACCATTTTCCCTTTCTCCAAGTCGCCATGAGGGTGTTGATGGATACAAAGCAGAGAGGTGATGTACCCATGGAGGAAACGGCGAGATGCTTCTGTCGGGGGCGGCGCCTTATCATGTGTGATCTCATTCCGCACATACCAAGTTCTCCACATGGTCATAGGACAACCATACGTGCTGTTTCTGTCAGCGGCTCAAGGAGGGAGAGTAGCCACTCCGGACCATTGTTGCATATAGTATCCACCTCCGGGATTGGCCAATCCAAGGCCATGGCATATGCCACAGTTCGCGAGCCAATGGGCACCTGCAGTACGCATGGAGCCCGTCCTCACGTTCCATACCACATAGGGGGCATATGTCAGTAAGCTCGAGATGGCGAGAAAATTTGTTGGCCCAAGTAGCAAGCGAGTTGGACACAACTCTCCAAGCAAACACGCGTACCTTagggggagcagggcacccccatatgATCTTACAGATGGCGCGATGaccatccggtgccctgctcgtGGCCGTCGCCGATGAACGTTCGCGCTCGTCCATGGCAAGGCGGTAGGCGGAGCGAACGGTAAAGATACCATTCTTCTCTGGGCTCCAGGCGATCATGTCGTCGGTGATGCGGGTCGACGTGCGGATGTTGGTGATGGTATGCACATCCGCCGGTAGGAAGTGGCGTTGTAGGAGGTCTAGCCGCCAAGCACCAGACGCAtccaggagctctgccactcgtCGAAGCCTGCATGTTCCTTGCTGCGTGATCGGGCGCCCAGTCGGCTGCGTGGGCAGCCAACGGTCCCGCCAGATCCTGATGCTTTGTCCGTCCCCCACGCGCCAGACTAGGCCCTTTTTCAAGAGCTCAAGCCCATACTGGATGGCCTGCCAAGTGGGGGATGCATTCCCGGGAAGACCGTGTCCTCAAGACGCCCCTCTGGGTAGTATTTGGCTTTCAGTACCTGCGCACATAGACTGTTAGGATTGATTAAGAGCCTCCAGGCCTGTCTGGCAAGGAGGGCCTGGTTAAAGAGACGGAAGTCTCTAAACCCCAGCCCGCCCTTCATTTTTTGTTGTTGAATCTTTGGCCACGCAGTCCAGTGTGTTTTCCGTTTGCCCTCTACAGAACCCCACCAAAAATTACGGACCATCCTATTCAGATCATCGCAGACTGACATCGATAGCTTGAAAACACCCATAATATATGTAGGGATCGCCTGTGCAACTGCTTTAATCATGGTTTCTCTGCCGGCAAGGGAGAGTGTGTCACCCCAAGCAATAATCCTTTTCAGAAGGCGAGACTGCAAATTCTGAAATTTACCTTTGTTCATACGATCATCTGGGGTAGGGAGGCCTAGATATTTCTCCTCAAACGTGTCCAAGTTCACATGCAAAATAGACCGGATCCTCTCCTGTTTGGTGGCGGGGCATGAATTACCAAACAAGAGGCTGCACTTGGCCGGGTTTATATACTGCCCTGTAGCACGCTCAAATGAGTGTAGCACTTCGCACACTTTAGTTGCTTGTTCCTCGACTGCTTTAAAAAATAGCAATGTATCATCTGCAAACAACAAATGAGAGATGCCCGGCGCTCTACGACAAACTTTCAATGGAGTTAAGTCTCCTTTCATCTCGCCCTCCTTTAACAATGCAGAGAGACCGTCAGCCACAAAGAGGAACAAAAATGGGGAGAGAGGATCACCTTGCCGAAGTCCACACGACGGTGCAAACGAGTCCAAGAGGGTTCCATTAAATTTAACTGTGTATCTCACCGAGGTGACGCATGTCATGATCCAGTCCACCCAACGGCAAGCAAAACCCAACTTTATCATCATTCGCTCGAAGAAGATCTAATCCACCCTATCATATGCTTTGGAGAGGTCAAGTTTATAGGCACAAAAACTGTTTTCCGGCTTCTTCTCCTGCTGAATAGAATAAATGCACTCAAAGGCCACCAATGCATTATCAGTAATCATCCTCCCAGGGACGAAGGCACTTTGCTCTGGCGAAATAATTTCATCCAAAATGGGGCGGAGCCGGTTAACCAAACATTCAGCCACAACCTTGTAAATGATATTGCACAAGCTTATTGGTCTGTATTCTGTCAGCCGCTCTGGTTTGTCTACCTTTGGGATAAGAACAATGGAAGTGTCGTTGACCCCCTCAGGCATTCTTCCAGAACTGAAAAGCTCCTTCACCCCTGCAGTAACCTGCTCTCGCATGACATCCCAGTTCCTCTGGAAAAACCGCGCGGGAAATCCATCCGGCCCCGGCGCTTTGAGAGGTCCAATCTAAAAAAGAGTGTCTGATATCTCCTTATCCGTGAAGTCTGCACACAGACCATCATTCATGTTGGCAGTCACACGAGTATTAATCAAATCAATTACCGGGTCCGCACGGAGTGTATTGTCGGCTGTAAAAAGCTTAGTGAAGTACGATGTTGCCATGGACGCCATAATATTGTGGTCCGTCTGGACCACCCCTGCCTCGTCCACAAGCGACTTAATGCGGTTTTTTCGAACCCGCCACACCACTTTCCGATGGAAGAACCATGTGTTTCTGTCGCCCTCCTTGAGCCAGGCAACCCGGGATCTCTGCATCCAAAGCATCTCTTCCCTATACAGAAGCTCGTTCATCCTGTCAGTGGCCTCCCGAATCTCCTTCATGTCTGCATTCATAGACATAAGCTCTTCCAGGCGGGTACAAGATTTGTTAATTTCTTTAATAACATTACCAAACTTTTTACGGCTCCAGTCCTGCAATTTTTTCATCATAGTACCCAAGCCGACCGCAATATCACCCAGGTTAAGCAATGAACCCAAATCTGTCCAAGTATTCATAATTACCTCAGGGAGGGACGGATCCCTCTCCCACATCACCTCATATTGCCGGCAGCGCCTGCCAGACTGCTGCACGGGCTCCTCCAGAACGCATCGTAGCAGGATGGCAAAGTGGTCTGAACTCGGCGCCGCAAGGTGCCGCACCTTGGCCTCAGAGAACATGTCACGCCAAGTGTTGTTAGCCACGGCACGATCAAGTCGAACTTTAACATTTGCCCGACCCGCACGACGGTTATCATAAGTGTAAGGCAGGCCTGCAAAACCGAGATCACCCAAACCACAAACCTCAAGAACATCACGAAAATAAATCATCTGACCTGCCGAGCGTGGCGTTTCGGAGAAATGCTCGAAGCTCCACATGGCCTCGTTAAAGTCACCAGCCACGACCCAAGGCATGTCAGCTTGCTGGTGAAGATCACGGAGGAGGGACCACATGTGTTGACGGTCCTCCGTCCGTGGCTCGTCGTAGACGCAGGTCAGCCTCCAGGGTGGCTCACCCGCCGACGCAGTCACATATGCATCAATATATCTTTCATTAATATCTTTTACATCAACGATCAACGACTCATGCCAGTACAAAGCAAGACCACCACTACGACCAACGCTATCACAAGCATCAAAACCACTTAAGCCTAACCTAGCACGGTACCTCTTCATTTTATTTTTTGGCTGCCTAGTTTCACAAAGAAAAACGATACTAAGGGAATGAGCCTGAACTAGACTCACGAGATCACGAACTGTCTGGGGGTTCCCCgccccccggcagttccaacttaaAATATTCATTGCTCCTGACGGGGCTCTGTTGGCCCCGTCAGTTCACCGACAGCCCCTGGGTCGGTTGCCTCCATAGTGCCCGCCTCCATCTGCGTCTCCTGGCTCATGGACGCCCCTCCATCCACATCATGTATGTCTTGTCCGCCCTCCGTTCTTCTTTTTTTGGGTGTACGTGCATATATGTTGGCTGCTGTAGCTGCATGTTGTTCCTCAACCATACCCTTGTTGCAACCTGACTTGGACTTCCTTAGTTCAGCCAACAACTTATCAACAGCTGGGTTGCCCGTTGCATGATCAGCAACATACTCCTCCGCCGCACCCGCCGTCTTTATCTGGTTCCCAAACGCCAGTGTTTGCAGCCACGGATTGAGGTGCCCAGCAGCCGTGGATCGACCGTCGGAAGGCTTCGGGCGAGCAGCATCCACGGAGGGAGCCCTATGTGCGCCCCCACCGACCTCCGGGTTCACCTCGGCCACCAGCGACTCCTTGCCGGCCTCGTGtgcagacgacgacgacgacatccCAGCAGACTGCGGCGGCGTAGACGCGTGGGGTTTGCGATCAGGCGGCTTGCGTGGTTCCTTGTGTAGTCGCTCCGTAGCCCTAGATGAGTTTTTGtaggaagaagaagaattcctttcCTTGCGGCTGGGGTTAGGGCGTCCATGATCCTCCTCGTGCCGTGATTCAGCAGGACTCCACCCCTCGTACTCCAAGACATATGCGGGATCGTAGCACCTTGGGGAGCCGTGCGATCAATCTACGGACTCAGCCGCGGCTGTTTCGACGCCCAGCCTAGACTGAGACGCGGAGGAAAGGCCACACACAGCCGGCGGGATGGCCGGCGGTGGTGGCTGCGGGGCGGTCACCTCCAGATCGCCAAGGGCGAGAAACCCTAGCGAAGAGGTGGCTGGAACGCTAGGCACCGAGGGGCCAAGCGATCGGTCTGCGGACATCGCCGCTGCTGTTCCGACGGCCAGCCTGGGCTTCGACGTGGAAGGGAGGCCGCACACagcgggcgcggcggccggcggtggcgacggcgaggCTATCGCCTCCAGATCGCCTAACATCTATTTGTGCCAATAGTTCCAAGTTTTTTAGACCATATATTTCTCTATATTTGATGTTGTAGATGTGGAAGCAAACATGAAAACGACCAATTGTTCATCAGGACAAACATgctattagtaccacctcgtttatattacgattacgattttgtctatacaaattgtaaaagcgtattatggcatgagaagaaagcgtattgtgacggtgaacccgacaaagtcaatccgtgctttattattagggagagataatAGACTTGCAGTCACGGGCTAATCTATTAGAATGATTATACTCCTGTTGCAAGGCACAGGCAATTATCTAGTAGATGAAAAAacaatctctactacttaaaaagaacacAATGTTCCCATTTCACCTCTCTTTCGTACAACCATCTTTATATacgtccccctctttccttcttttctttcatttttccCATCTGTAGTATTTCTTTTATCAATTTTCACTAAAATGGAATCAATTGTCTCATGTTTTATTAACTTACCAAAGTAAAAACATATTTTATTTGGTAAGTCATTAAATTCTTATCAAATAAGTGCTTAACATAAGATGGTATGTAAATCGTGGTGATTTTGCATACAAATACTTGCTAAGATTTTAGTGCATTAATATAATAATAGACATGCAGTCACGGGCTAATCTATTAGAATGTTTatactcccgttgcaacgcacggtcaATTATCTAGTAGATGAAAAAACAACTAGAATTTAAAATAGTTAATAAGTACATGCAACGGTACGTGCGATTTGACTTTTGTTTGGGATTTTTTCCATTAGACTTTTTGGAAAGAAATAACTTTCCGAATTTGAAAAGTTTATGAAGTTAAATAAGGTGAACTATATATCTATTTCTGAACTTTTTTTGCGAATAATATCTATTTGTGAactaaatttgaaaaaaaaggGTAAACAAATTTGCATTGGTTGAACTAATTTTGATTATTAAAGTGTCTCAATGACTAATTTTTAAAAGGGTGAATTTTTCTTTAAATTTCATGACTAATTTAAAAAATAGTGAAGTAATTTTGTGTTTGGTGAACTAAATTTGAAAGCGGGCGAACTGAATTTCAAATGAGAGACCTAATTTTCAAAATGTGTGAACTATATTTGAATCGTGTGAACTATATTTGTATTTAATGAAATAATACTAAAACCGTGTGAACAAATTTCTTGAAAAAACGGTGAATTGAATTTGCATTTCGCGAACTATATTTGAAAATGGATGAACAAAATTTGTATTGGGTGAACTAAATTTGAAACAAGTGAACTGAGTTTACAATGACTAATTTTGAAATCTGTGAAATAAATATGAATTTTTTGTGAACTAAATTTGTAAAATGAGTGAACTAAACTTGTATTTATCAACTAATTTTGCGAAAAAGGCGAATAAAAGTAGTATTACAAAACTTATTTTGAAAATGGGTGAATAAAGGTTGTACTGGGTTGAACTATATTTGTATTTGTGAACTAATTTTGAAAATCTGAACAAAAATAGTATTAGGCGAACTAATTTTTAAATGGGTGAAAAAACTTGTATTCGGTGAACCAAATTTCAAAATTTGGGAAGTAAATTGAAAATTGGTGAACTAACTTTGAAACGAGTGGCCTAATTTGCAAAATGGGTAGAGTATATTTGAACTGGGTGAACTATATTTGTATTGACTGAACTAATTTTGAAATTGGTGaacattttattttgaaaaaagtttcacAAATTGAATTGGTGAACTAATTTTGAAAATGCGTGAACAAAATTAGTATTGGATGAACTAAATTTGTAAATTAGTGAACTAATTTTAAATTtcatgaacaaaatttaaaaatcaGTGAACTAAATTTTAAATGAAATACATAATTTAAAAAATGGGTGAGCTAAATTTGAATTTGCTGAACTATATGTGTATTTGTGACATATTTTTAGATATGCTGAACCAGATTAGTATTAGGTGAACTAATTGTGGAAAATGGGTGGTATTGTGTAGACTATATTTGAAAATAGGTGAATTAATTTTGAATTGGGTTAACTAATTAGAAAATGGGTGAATTCGATTTGAGTGAGTGACCTAATTTTTAAAATGGGTGAACTATATTTGTATTTAGTGAAGTAATTTTTAAATGGGTGCAAAATATTTTTGAAGAAAGGGTGATTAAATTTTGTATTTGCTAAACTAATTTTGAAAATAGGTGAACAAAACTTCTATTGGGTGAACTAAATTTCAAAATGTGTGAACTAATTTTGAATTGGGTGAACTAAATTTTAAAATGGATTAACTAAATTTGAAAATTGGTGACATAAatttgaaataaagtaaaaaaaacTATATTTGAAATGAACGACTTAAGTTTAAAAATGGGTGAACTAAATTTAAATTTGTTGAACTATATATGTATTTGTGAACTAATTTTTAAAAAAATGGGTAAACAAAAGTTGTATTGGGTGAACTAATTATTAAAATAGGTGAACTAAAATTGAAATCAGTGACCTAACTTTTCTAATGGGTGAACTATATTTGTATTTAGCGAACTAATTTTGAAAATGGGTGAGCAAATTTTTAAAGGGTGAACAAAATTTGTCTTCGGTGAACTAATACTAAAAATGGGTAAAAAAAAATATTTGGTGAACTAAGTTTGAAATGAGGAAACTAAATTTAAAATGACTAGATTTGAAGCatgtgaactaaatttgaatttgttgtGTACTAACTGTGAAAAAATTGGTGATATAAATTTGAATTTCGTGAACTAGATTTGTATTTGTAAACTGATTGTGAAAAGGGGTGAACAAAATATGTATATGGTGAACTAATTTTGAAAAATAGGTGAACAAAATTTGTATTGAGTAAACTAATTATGAAAAGAAGGCTATGGTGAAGTTCTACCCGACCTGGGCTTCGTGCCCCTCCACCCCTAGATAGATACGGGTAGCCAAGGCTTGCAGCGAGCAGCAGCAGGAATCAGGCGGAACTGAGCTGGGTGAGGGAGACAGAGGAGAGAGATTGTTCTCGACATAGATCTCGGCGGCGGCGACTCCTTCCCCCGGTTCCTCCACTCTCCTGCCACCGTGCTCGGCTGCTCCCGTTGGCTGCCTGACCTGGTTCCCGGCCGTCGCTGCTGGCCTGACCAGCCAAATAGGAAGAAGTGCCCATGGTGCTGGCCATCCTTCCCTGATCTCCTCGACCTCGAGTCCCCTCTCTCCTGACAGCGCCGCGACCCCGCCCTCATCTCCTCAAATCAAGTCTCCATCCAGCCGAAGAAATCATCCTCCACGCTCATGGATGGATTGCTGTAGTACTACTGCAAGCACATGCAACACACGACTCCTGTTAGAGGCTCAGACGCCATGGCCTCCCTCTCTTGCTCCAGTCAGCAGCCTCCTTCGCTTTTTCTGCTTTTGGTGGATTCAACACACCGGCAAGAACTCAGAAAAACAGGGCAACAAGACTAATGTGTTTTCCACTTTTCATGCATCAATGCCCTTCTTTTTTCCCACTAACCCAGAGCCACACACGTCGGCTCTTCTCTTTAGATGTTCAGTTACATGAACCAACGCCACACTTCAGACATACCGGTGCGTACACAGCCACGCTTTGAACAGAACTTAGGTACACACTCAGTACATCGACGTTTGCATGGTCAATTGTTTATTAGTATATTACAATATGGTTTTGTGACACAACACGTACACCTAATTTGTGTTGGACTGAATGAATGAAAAATATCCTACTTCGGCACATTGATTGGTTGGTCAGAATGATCAGTTGGGCGTTCTTGTTGGCGGTGTTTTTTTAGTGTTGATGTTACACAAGAATCCATGGAAAAGTACTAATTTCTCAGGAATTTCCTTTTTAGCATTTTGAATGGAAATATATAGTCAGAGCGGCAACGATTACAAGAGTATGACGGTGTGCCCAATTCCCATATTAATGTATTTTTTATCTTTCAGAACAGCAACAAATCCCTATGCCTGTAAAAAGACATAGATGATATAAGCATCACCCGAGGCTGAGAAAAAGAAGAGTACTTAATATGTATCTTTTGTATAGGTTAAGTATATATGCTTATGTGTATCGTTGCATCCTTGTCCTATAGTATGTTTTGGTCCTGTGTTACCACAACGGTTCATGATTCTTATATATTGAAATAAAATAAGAACGTATAACTTTGAACCATGGTTGCTTTGGTAACACTTTTCATTTGCTTGTGCTTCTAGAGTGTCGTCGGCATGGAAGAAGGAGAAATACATCAGTAGAATCCTCTGAA
Protein-coding regions in this window:
- the LOC123169368 gene encoding probable LRR receptor-like serine/threonine-protein kinase At1g63430, translated to MLSPDIGQLTNMRFLVLHRNLFYGIIPREMGDLRELKVLDLGYNNFNGSIPSELINMLSLEFILYGDLPLELNELISLCESQVRHGRTFSNRMPAARFFILGCGKTDVAFLLQVVMSWDTEEESRQEVAQRFALVSLPMALRKVQTAG